In the Colletotrichum lupini chromosome 1, complete sequence genome, one interval contains:
- a CDS encoding carboxylesterase — protein sequence MKHATLFIGLLCGLVIAKPTKFNTWSVGQGVSTTSGRVVGHAAEDVPDVSEYLGIPFAAAPVGALRFQPPVPYNGSAVINGSAFGPGCMQPSATEYPQSEDCLSVNVWTKPQVGERKKAVLVWVHGGAYSYGSAREDGYSGRFFANDSDVVLMSINYRLGIFGFPGNPATTANLGLLDMRLAMEWIRDNAQKFGGDPSRISVFGQSAGAGMADFYAYAYASDPIANGFVLQSATVVGFPALSRNYTSTRWFRLAAAVGCGTGVSNSTNPKLVTNCMKNRTTEQIFGAFGPEETGVGSTPAFGPGVDDILVFEDYTDRRAAKAGYLIGDNANEAGLFRSMQPNRSDAYWNDFNFRYYTCGDAIRISQAVNDGMSAWRYRYFGDFPNLAISTNPPSGAYHGAELPPVFGTLPQTPPSTAVELATAEFLRGAWTAFAKDTSSGLLGYADGWPIYDPAELTLAQIARDNQTGTNLGLGNSFDGICSSLPAIPPS from the exons ATGAAGCATGCCACCCTCTTTATAGGCCTCCTTTGCGGACTGGTGATTGCAAAACCTACCAAGTTCAACACCTGGTCTGTTGGCCAGGGAGTTTCCACCACCAGCGGTCGTGTCGTCGGCCACGCTGCCGAGGACGTCCCCGATGTTTCCGAGTATCTCGGGATTCCGTTTGCCGCTGCACCTGTAGGCGCTCTGCGTTTCCAGCCTCCTGTTCCCTACAATGGCTCTGCAGTCATCAATGGCTCAGCATTC GGCCCTGGCTGTATGCAACCGTCTGCCACAGAGTACCCTCAAAGCGAGGACTGTTTGTCAGTCAATGTTTGGACCAAGCCGCAAGTGGGCGAGCGGAAGAAAGCCGTCCTTGTCTGGGTTCACGGAGGCGCTTACTCATATG GAAGCGCAAGAGAGGACGGATACAGCGGCCGTTTCTTCGCAAACGATTCGGATGTGGTTCTGATGTCTATCAA TTACCGTCTTGGAATCTTTGGATTCCCAGGCAATCCCGCCACAACTGCGAACCTGGGATTGCTGGACATGCGACTTGCCATGGAATGGATTCGCGACAATGCCCAGAAGTTTGGCGGTGATCCTAGCAGGATCTCCGTATTCGGCCAGTCCGCCGGCGCCGGAATGGCAGACTTTTACGCCTACGCCTACGCTTCGGATCCCATTGCCAACGGCTTCGTCCTTCAAAGCGCCACCGTCGTTGGCTTCCCCGCTCTTAGCAGGAACTACACGTCGACGCGGTGGTTTAGACTCGCGGCGGCCGTCGGCTGCGGCACTGGCGTAAGCAATTCCACTAACCCCAAGCTCGTCACGAACTGCATGAAGAATCGGACCACCGAGCAAATCTTTGGCGCATTCGGGCCCGAGGAAACGGGCGTTGGCTCTACACCCGCTTTCGGGCCCGGCGTGGACGACATCCTTGTCTTTGAGGATTACACCGATCGTCGAGCTGCCAAGGCTGGGTACCTGATTGGCGACAATGCCAACGAGGCGGGACTCTTCCGTTCGATGCAGCCGAACAGGTCAGACGCGTACTGGAATGACTTCAACTTTAGGTACTACACCTGCGGTGACGCCATCAGGATCAGCCAGGCTGTGAACGATGGGATGTCTGCCTGGAGGTACCGGTATTTCGGAGACTTTCCCAACCTGGCCATCTCTACCAACCCGCCCAGCGGAGCCTATCACGGCGCCGAA CTCCCACCTGTTTTCGGCACGCTGCCTCAGACGCCGCCCAGCACCGCAGTCGAGCTGGCGACTGCCGAGTTCCTTCGGGGGGCGTGGACGGCCTTTGCTAAAGATACTTCCTCTGGCTTGCTTGGCTACGCTGACGGATGGCCGATTTATGATCCCGCTGAGCTGACCCTTGCTCAAATTGCGCGTGACAACCAGACGGGAACAAATTTGGGTCTCGGAAACTCGTTCGATGGGATTTGCTCATCTTTGCCGGCGATTCCTCCTTCCTAG
- a CDS encoding carboxylesterase produces the protein MRAQSIINNVLRAVATASSLVAAKPVLPRWTVGQSVTTSSGPVAGHVSEYLGIPYAQPPVGPLRFQPPVKFTGASPINGSDFGHQCMQPANAPTSLEAILKLGIPASAVEVTKALGDTGSQSEDCLTLNVWTKPQTGDSKKAVMVWVHGGAFTTGSSRIPAYNGKFIADQNDVVVVSMNYRLNLFGFPGNPVTAPNLGFLDIRLAMEWVRDNVEKFGGDVNRITIFGQSAGGSLVDYYSYAYASDPIASGFIPMSGTATGFGIFTNQTVNAKWFNVTSAVGCGNNLTDPKVVSDCMLSKPATDLLTGLSSQDAGIASAGGLSFAPVVDDRLIFADYSIRDSANAGYLIGNTENEAGLFKIGAPDLNETYWFGFNLVAFSCPAARRAARAVSAGHPTWRYRYFGDFPNLALTTTPPSGAWHASELPVLFDTVPQAAINSTAQEVAVGKYMRGAWAAFAKNPVSGLLNYNCHGTWPNYQADGNTLNRISFQNQTGADLAQGDAYDGFCAQVGVPVA, from the exons ATGAGAGCCCAAAGCATCATCAACAATGTCTTGAGGGCCGTGGCCACCGCCTCCAGTTTAGTTGCTGCCAAGCCGGTCCTCCCTCGCTGGACTGTTGGACAGTCGGTGACGACTTCCAGCGGCCCCGTTGCAGGACAT GTATCCGAATATTTGGGCATTCCGTACGCTCAGCCGCCGGTTGGGCCCTTGCGCTTCCAGCCTCCAGTCAAGTTTACCGGTGCTTCTCCTATCAATGGCTCAGACTTT GGACACCAATGCATGCAGCCGGCGAACGCTCCTACTAGTCTGGAAGCTATCTTGAAGCTCGGTATTCCCGCTTCGGCTGTTGAAGTGACCAAAGCGTTGGGTGACACGGGCTCTCAGAGCGAAGATTGCTTGACCTTGAATGTGTGGACCAAGCCACAAACCGGCGATTCGAAAAAGGCTGTCATGGTCTGGGTTCACGGGGGTGCTTTCACCACAG GAAGTTCCCGTATCCCAGCGTACAACGGAAAGTTCATTGCAGACCAGAATGACGTGGTAGTCGTGTCCATGAA CTACCGCCTCAACCTCTTCGGATTTCCAGGCAACCCGGTCACCGCCCCGAATCTTGGATTCCTCGACATTCGCCTGGCAATGGAATGGGTCCGCGATAATGTGGAGAAATTTGGCGGCGACGTCAACAGAATCACCATCTTTGGGCAATCTGCCGGGGGTTCCTTGGTCGACTACTACTCTTACGCATACGCGTCCGACCCCATCGCCAGCGGTTTCATCCCCATGAGTGGCACGGCTACTGGATTCGGTATCTTCACCAACCAAACTGTGAACGCGAAATGGTTCAACGTCACGTCAGCGGTCGGCTGCGGTAACAACTTGACCGACCCCAAGGTGGTCTCTGACTGCATGCTCAGCAAGCCCGCCACGGATCTTCTCACCGGCCTTTCTTCGCAAGATGCCGGTATCGCTTCCGCTGGAGGTCTCTCTTTTGCTCCTGTGGTAGATGATCGTCTTATTTTTGCCGACTACAGCATCCGCGACTCGGCCAACGCAGGGTATCTCATCGGCAACACTGAAAACGAGGCTGGGCTCTTCAAGATCGGAGCACCTGACCTCAACGAGACATATTGGTTCGGTTTCAACCTTGTCGCTTTCAGTTGTCCCGCTGCCAGAAGAGCCGCGCGGGCCGTCTCCGCGGGCCATCCGACATGGCGATACCGTTATTTCGGCGACTTCCCTAATCTTGCTCTTACGACGACGCCGCCCAGTGGAGCATGGCACGCATCCGAG CTCCCTGTTCTCTTTGACACCGTGCCCCAGGCGGCAATCAACAGCACAGCGCAGGAGGTTGCCGTGGGCAAGTACATGCGTGGTGCGTGGGCAGCCTTCGCGAAGAACCCAGTGTCTGGTCTTCTCAACTACAACTGCCATGGCACGTGGCCGAACTACCAGGCCGACGGTAACACTCTGAACCGAATTTCATTCCAAAACCAGACAGGTGCCGATTTGGCTCAGGGCGACGCTTATGACGGCTTCTGCGCGCAAGTAGGAGTCCCCGTTGCTTGA
- a CDS encoding necrosis inducing protein — MAPSLLRLGAWLAAAAGTVTAAPLERRAVIAHDAVVGFPETVPSGTVGSLYLKYKPYLKVVNGCVPFPAVNAAGDTGGGLATSGSSNGGCSSSTGQVYARGASYNGAYAIMYSYYMPKDSPSSGLGHRHDWENAVVWLSAASTSATVLGVAVSAHGEYDTKTSGIDYTGTSPRIGYQSVWPVNHQMIFTSDVGGQQPLIAWESLTDAARTALTNTDFGSANVPMKDANFNTNLGKAVL; from the exons ATGGCGCCTTCTCTCCTCCGTCTCGGTGCATGgctcgctgccgctgccggcaCAGTCACCGCCGCTCCTCTCGAACGCCGTGCCGTCATTGCTCACGATGCCGTCGTTGGCTTCCCCGAGACCGTTCCTTCAGGCACCGTCGGTAGCTTGTATCTCAAGTACAAGCCTTACTTGAAGGTCGTCAACGGCTGCGTGCCCTTCCCTGCCGTGAACGCTGCTGGTGACACTGG CGGCGGTCTCGCCACCTCCGGCTCCTCAAACGGGGGATGCTCCTCCAGCACCGGCCAGGTCTACGCCCGTGGCGCCTCCTACAACGGCGCCTACGCCATCATGTACTCCTACTACATGCCCAAGGACTCACCCTCCTCCGGCCTGGGCCACCGCCACGACTGGGAGAACGCCGTCGTCTGGCTGTCCGCCGCCTCCACCTCGGCCACCGTCCTCGGCGTCGCCGTCTCCGCGCACGGCGAGTACGACACCAAGACCTCGGGCATCGACTACACCGGCACCAGCCCCCGTATCGGCTACCAGAGCGTCTGGCCCGTCAACCACCAGATGATCTTCACCAGCGACGTCGGCGGCCAGCAGCCCCTCATCGCGTGGGAGTCTCTCACTGATGCCGCGCGCACCGCGCTCACCAACACCGACTTTGGCAGCGCCAACGTGCCCATGAAGGATGCCAACTTCAACACCAACCTCGGCAAGGCTGTCTTGTAA
- a CDS encoding alcohol dehydrogenase GroES-like domain-containing protein: MTSRSVSSTALLKKGAANYLALTPLFILIGASLCYCIHNMAFNITNATMSTMRAVAWFGQPYNVSVIDMPVPTIVNQTDVVVRITSSAICGSDLHTYHGFGGSPNVPYGFGHEAVGYVSSVGDAVSGLEVGDYVIIPDNADDGHWGPSHPLSFGVGSANYGGLQVRSETARIDIFRSKRQPKLTQSSVLYQPNYLMISDVFKTGWHVLSYSGFQPSDTVAIFGAGPVGLLAAYSAKLRGTSRVYVVDRIASRLGQAGSFGAIPIDFSQQDPVGSLAFESINATGDPHNGIVLENMVAVTSVYGGMGIGGVYNGEEGLVRRKGYRLVFAEGTSFAGLDRICGIEDAPEYYRRYSDHLENKVVIRFP, encoded by the exons ATGACTTCTCGTTCTGTCTCCTCGACTGCTCTGTTGAAGAAAGGAGCAGCAAACTATCTTGCTCTGACTCCATTATTCATTCTCATCGGAGCTTCTCTCTGCTATTGCATACA CAACATGGCCTTCAACATAACAAACGCAACAATGTCAACAATGCGAGCAGTAGCCTGGTTCGGCCAACCCTACAACGTCTCCGTAATCGACATGCCCGTCCCCACCATCGTCAACCAGACAGACGTCGTCGTCCGCATCACCTCCTCCGCCATCTGCGGCTCCGACCTCCACACGTACCACGGCTTCGGCGGCTCGCCCAACGTGCCCTACGGTTTCGGCCACGAGGCCGTCGGCTACGTGTCCAGCGTCGGCGACGCCGTCTCGGGTCTTGAAGTTGGTGACTATGTCATCATCCCAGACAACGCCGACGACGGGCACTGGGGGCCTTCGCACCCCCTGTCCTTCGGCGTTGGGAGCGCAAACTATGGCGGACTGCAAG TCCGCTCGGAGACCGCACGGATAGACATCTTCAGGAGTAAGAGACAACCCAAGTTGACCCAATCTTCCGTCCTGTACCAGCCGA ACTACCTCATGATATCAGATGTCTTCAAAACAGGCTGGCACGTCCTCTCCTACTCAGGCTTCCAACCCAGCGACACAGTCGCCATCTTCGGCGCCGGGCCCGTCGGCCTCCTAGCCGCCTACTCCGCCAAACTCCGCGGCACCTCCAGAGTCTACGTCGTCGACCGCATCGCCAGCCGCCTCGGGCAAGCCGGATCGTTCGGAGCCATCCCCATCGACTTCTCCCAACAAGACCCCGTAGGCTCGCTAGC CTTCGAATCCATCAACGCCACGGGAGATCCGCACAACGGCATCGTGCTAGAGAACATGGTTGCCGTGACCTCCGTGTACGGAGGCATGGGTATCGGCGGTGTGTACAACGGCGAGGAAGGGCTTGTCCGTCGGAAGGGGTATCGTCTTGTCTTTGCTGAGGGCACCTCCTTTGCTGGACTTGATCGCATCTG CGGCATTGAGGATGCGCCGGAGTATTACCGTCGTTACAGTGACCACTTGGAGAACAAAGTCGTCATCCGGTTCCCTTAG
- a CDS encoding CFEM domain-containing protein: MRHSLLLGVAVAFLGAVQGSLLEFAAKLPPCGLECTLEKLPLSACKVATNDTCICSDYDLRMSVQTCLVQRCKKLEAIDVARIEAEACQRPVRERKVDIMVPLILQITGILVVPLRLYARWTTMHRFEADDWIMMFCGAMFVVIVVLGQLAGHVAFGEDVWMVEPDELTLGLKLFFIDESMYLACLGLTKISVLFFYLRIFPNKSFRWATYATMTFIIISTTVILFMQIFQCIPLDFNWVGWKGDYGPHHCLNINTLVFVAAGLSISHDLIILALPLPLLWHLNTSKRSKIGILFMFSLGIFVLITSCIRLRYIVSFTQSLNPTWDFTDPLIWSGLEASVSMIVVCLPALRILLKRGWPKLFSTIGTAGPHSAPKKSSNTSSRKAYAMKAAENGDGDGEGNYNAMNERDEEIADAEYAASEARAARRMAEKRSKFFSFRSTTVEPNESEIELELGDKMRGEVRTQIRCHDGESASRGSSIESGIHVRTTTSIHDANGKTF, translated from the exons ATGAGACATTCATTACTGCTCGGCGTCGCAGTCGCCTTCCTTGGTGCTGTGCAAGGTTCTCTGTTGGAGTTCGCGGCCAAGTTGCCCCCATGTGGG CTGGAGTGTACACTCGAAAAGTTACCACTATCGGCGTGTAAGGTTGCGACAAACGATACTTGCATATGCAGTGATTACGACCTGCGGATGAGCGTGCAAACATGTCTCGTCCAGCGGTGCAAGAAGCTAGAAGCCATAG ACGTTGCAAGGATAGAAGCTGAAGCATGCCAACGTCCGGTTCGTGAGCGAAAGGTGGACATCATGGTACCACTCATCCTTCAGATTACCGGGATACTTGTGGTCCCGTTACGGTTATACGCGAGGTGGACGACGATGCATCGATTCGAGGCCGACGACTGGATCATGATGTTTTGCGGC GCTATGTTTGTCGTTATTGTCGTCCTCGGACAGCTTG CCGGTCACGTTGCCTTTGGAGAAGACGTCTGGATGGTCGAGCCAGATGAACTCACCTTAGGATTAAAG CTCTTCTTCATCGACGAAAGCATGTACCTCGCCTGCCTAGGCTTAACCAAGATCTCAGTACTCTTCTTCTACCTCAGGATCTTTCCGAACAAGTCCTTCCGATGGGCAACGTACGCGACCATGACATTCATCATAATATCGACCACGGTGATTCTCTTCATGCAGATCTTCCAGTGCATCCCCTTGGATTTCAACTGGGTTGGCTGGAAAGGAGACTACGGTCCGCACCACTGTCTGAACATCAACACACTAGTTTTTGTGGCTGCCGGGCTGAGCATCAGCCACGACCTCATTATTCTCGCCTTGCCTCTCCCGCTGCTGTGGCACCTCAACACTTCGAAGCGCTCCAAGATAGGCATCCTGTTCATGTTCAGTCTCGGCATCTTCGTCCTCATCACCTCATGCATCCGGCTCCGCTACATCGTCTCGTTTACGCAATCACTCAACCCGACGTGGGACTTCACGGACCCCCTCATCTGGTCCGGTCTCGAGGCTTCCGTCTCCATGATTGTCGTGTGTCTCCCCGCGCTCCGGATTTTGCTGAAGCGCGGCTGGCCCAAGCTGTTCAGCACAATTGGCACCGCGGGGCCCCACTCAGCGCCAAAGAAAAGTTCCAACACGTCATCTCGGAAGGCGTACGCCATGAAGGCGGCCGAAAATGGCGATGGAGACGGAGAAGGAAACTACAACGCGATGAACGAAAGGGACGAAGAGATCGCCGACGCAGAGTACGCCGCGAGCGAAGCGAGGGCCGCGAGGAGGATGGCTGAGAAGAGGAGCAAGTTCTTCTCGTTTCGGTCGACGACCGTGGAACCGAACGAGAGCGAGATCGAGCTGGAGTTGGGCGACAAGATGCGGGGCGAGGTCAGGACGCAGATCCGGTGCCATGATGGGGAGTCTGCTTCGAGGGGGAGCTCTATCGAATCTGGGATTCATGTGAGGACGACGACAAGTATCCACGACGCAAATGGGAAGACATTCTGA
- a CDS encoding phosphoesterase, with the protein MEVAGNNTSQRGKCQTVVSPAPTDNVVVGSRIPNPSIHSGHSVTVFGGLCTMLLSFFTLTGLLAIVGAFHIPGRGFDRFISIWLENQARLPTSLDGLPHSLTLVTRQDFAKVVKDSHIADLKKDGILLTNYYAHTHPSQANYIAALAGDYFGLNHDEPVRLPLNISTIVDLLDWRGLSWKAYMEDIPGPGYLAAASDGQTGDGKWDYVRKHNPFVSFDSINLNGSRLLNIEGFDDFKTDFEKKKVPQWVFMSPNQMNDGHNTSLEYATKWAQDFLKPMLVPGAFKERTLIQLTYDESDDHGKPNKIASLLLGSALPQDRRGTEDKTFYTHYSMLSTVQFNWETPNLGRYDVGANIFQFVQDLGSRVLVPNKDPPNMASVNNSESYFGPLNGDASKFRPYPPPNLALNGSSGLPILEHTRLQWVFHNQPTPYDGNGTLYDANSQPQYIPQAVQ; encoded by the exons ATGGAAGTTGCTGGCAACAACACATCTCAACGGGGAAAGTGTCAAACAGTGGTCTCCCCAGCTCCAACGGACAACGTTGTTGTCGGGTCCCGAATCCCGAACCCTTCCATCCATTCTGGCCATTCTG TAACGGTGTTTGGCGGACTTTGTACGATGCTTCTCTCTTTCTTTACTCTGACCGGATTGCTGGCGATCGTCGGAGCCTTTCACATCCCTGGCAGGGGCTTCGATCGGTTTATTTCCATCTGGCTGGAAAACCAGGCGCGTCTGCCCACATCCCTTGATGGCCTACCCCATTCGCTAACGTTGGTTACTCGACAGGATTTCGCCAAAGTCGTTAAAGATTCCCACATTGCTGATCTCAAGAAGGACGGGATTTTGCTCACCAATTACTACGCCCATACCCACCCCAGTCAGGCCAACTACATTGCAGCTCTTGCTGGAGACTACTTTGGCCTGAACCATGACGAACCGGTCCGACTGCCGTTAAACATATCGACCATCGTGGACCTTCTCGACTGGAGGGGTTTGTCATGGAAGGCGTACATGGAAGACATCCCTGGCCCAGGTTACTTGGCTGCTGCCAGCGATGGCCAAACGGGTGATGGAAAGTGGGACTATGTACGGAAACACAA CCCCTTCGTGTCATTTGACTCCATCAACCTGAACGGATCCCGCCTGCTCAATATCGAAGGGTTTGACGACTTCAAGACCGACttcgagaagaagaaggtgcCTCAATGGGTATTCATGTCTCCCAACCAAATGAACGATGGCCACAATACGTCTCTGGAGTATGCCACAAAATGGGCACAGGATTTCCTGAAGCCAATGTTAGTCCCGGGCGCCTTCAAAGAGCGCACGCTCATCCAACTCACCTACGACGAGTCTGACGATCACGGAAAACCAAACAAGATTGCGTCACTACTCTTGGGCAGCGCACTCCCCCAAGACAGGAGAGGGACGGAAGACAAGACCTTCTATACACACTACTCAATGCTGTCAACAGTCCAGTTCAACTGGGAGACGCCAAATCTGGGCCGGTACGACGTTGGGGCCAATATCTTTCAGTTCGTGCAAGACCTCGGTAGCAGAGTGCTTGTACCGAACAAAGATCCACCCAATATGGCCTCCGTGAACAATTCGGAATCGTACTTTGGACCACTTAATGGGGATGCGAGCAAGTTCCGTCCCTACCCACCCCCGAATCTTGCTCTCAATGGCTCCAGTGGACTTCCAATTCTGGAGCACACTCGTCTACAATGGGTCTTCCACAACCAGCCGACTCCATACGACGGGAATGGTACTCTTTACGATGCCAATTCCCAACCTCAGTACATTCCACAAGCCGTTCAATAG